One region of Nitrospira sp. genomic DNA includes:
- a CDS encoding glycosyltransferase translates to MTPGPQLPDATHTTPLTPETEAQVDQFAHTDILVGIPSFNNVETIGHVVKAVSAGLAKYFPEARAVLVNSDGGSTDGTQQVVSQAVVDLKTLFIGDQQSSLHKIITPYHGIPGKGSAFRTIFEIARRLKAKACAVVDSDLRSITPEWIELLVSPVFEQGFDYVAPYYLRHKYDGTITNSIVYPLTRTLYGHRIRQPIGGDFGFSGQLAQHYLDKHVWESEVAKFGIDIWMTTEAIASGARVCQSFLGAKIHNPKDPAADLSAMLVQVLGAVFALMEDHYAVWGKTDGSNAVPLFGFQYEVGVEPVNVNVDRMISTFRQGLSDLGTIWDQILAPGTRQSLRPLGTCSAQDFRIADNLWARVVYDAAVAYRNRVLPRDHVLKAFTPLYLGRTASFVLDTQGLTSSEAEGRIEALCQAFEKDKSYLVARWNEPHAG, encoded by the coding sequence ATGACGCCTGGCCCCCAACTTCCCGATGCGACCCATACCACCCCGCTGACGCCTGAAACGGAGGCGCAGGTCGATCAATTCGCCCATACGGATATTTTGGTCGGTATTCCCAGCTTCAACAATGTCGAAACCATCGGGCATGTCGTCAAGGCGGTGAGCGCCGGCCTGGCCAAGTACTTTCCTGAAGCCCGCGCCGTCCTGGTGAATTCGGACGGCGGCTCGACCGACGGGACGCAGCAAGTGGTCTCGCAGGCCGTCGTCGATCTCAAGACCCTCTTCATCGGCGATCAGCAGAGCTCGCTCCACAAGATCATCACGCCGTATCACGGCATTCCGGGTAAAGGGAGCGCCTTTCGCACGATTTTTGAAATTGCGCGTCGCTTGAAAGCCAAGGCCTGTGCCGTCGTGGACTCGGATCTGCGGAGCATCACCCCGGAATGGATTGAGTTGCTGGTGAGTCCGGTATTCGAGCAGGGGTTCGACTACGTCGCGCCCTATTATCTGCGGCACAAGTATGACGGGACCATCACCAACAGCATTGTGTATCCGCTGACACGAACCCTCTATGGGCATCGTATCAGACAGCCCATCGGCGGCGATTTCGGTTTTTCCGGCCAGTTGGCCCAGCACTATCTCGACAAGCATGTGTGGGAATCGGAAGTGGCCAAGTTCGGCATCGACATCTGGATGACGACGGAAGCGATCGCCAGCGGAGCGCGCGTCTGTCAAAGTTTTCTGGGTGCGAAGATCCATAACCCCAAAGATCCGGCGGCGGACCTGTCGGCGATGCTGGTGCAGGTGCTCGGCGCCGTGTTCGCGTTGATGGAAGATCACTATGCGGTGTGGGGCAAGACGGATGGCTCCAATGCGGTACCGCTGTTCGGGTTTCAATACGAGGTCGGGGTTGAGCCGGTCAACGTCAACGTCGATCGGATGATCAGCACCTTCCGGCAGGGCCTGAGCGATCTGGGGACGATTTGGGATCAGATTCTCGCCCCCGGTACCAGGCAGAGTCTGCGGCCGTTGGGAACCTGTTCAGCGCAAGACTTTCGGATTGCCGACAATCTGTGGGCGCGGGTCGTGTATGACGCCGCCGTGGCCTATCGCAATCGTGTGTTGCCGCGCGACCACGTCTTGAAGGCCTTCACTCCCTTGTACCTGGGGCGAACCGCTTCGTTTGTGTTGGATACCCAGGGGCTCACATCGAGCGAGGCCGAAGGCCGCATCGAAGCCTTGTGCCAAGCGTTTGAAAAGGATAAGTCTTATCTGGTGGCGCGCTGGAATGAGCCACATGCAGGATAA